The following is a genomic window from Chloracidobacterium sp..
TTGACCGCTATTGACGCAACCGCAATAAGCATGGGCGTCTTTGCATCATCGAGAGCGTAGAACGCCGGCGAGAGTATCTTTATGGCCGCATAGCCGGTCAGGCCGATCGAATAACCGAGGAGTGCGGCCGCGGTCATCGTCGTCGCACCGGGATCGAACTTGCCGCGTTCGTAGATCAGACGGATTATCGGTTCGCCAAGCACGATAAGGCCGCAGGCCGAAGGCAGCGTCATCAGAAACACGAGATTCATTGAAGACGAAATGGTGTTGCGGAACTCCGACATCTTGCCTTCACTGGCGAGCCGCGACATAACAGGGATAGCCGCCGTGCCGACCGCCACGCCAAAAAGGCCGATCGGGAACTGCATAAGGCGAAAAGCGTAGTTCAGCCAGCCTTGGGCACCGTCGATCTGCGAGACGAAATACGTGTTTATCAGAACATTTATCTGAACTGCCGATGTGCCGAGGATCGCGGGCGTTATTAGAGCGATGACCTTGCGGACACCTTCGTCTGCAAGCGAAATTAAAGGCGAGAAGCGAAATCCGACCTTGTAGAGCGATGGTATTTGTATCGCCAACTGCGCGCCGCCGCCTATCAGCGTACCGATCGACATACCGATGATCGCCCACTGCGCAGCCGCGCTCGGCACGGCATTCTTATCAGGCGACATTGTCCAGCCGCCTCCGCTGAGCCAAAATGCAAGTCCGAGGCCTACCGCGATCGAGACGACGTTGAAAACTGTCGATGCCGAAGCCGGAATGCCGAAAATGTTCTTTGTATTGAGTACGCCCATCGCCACTGCCGCAAGTGCGACGAGCAGGATGAATGGGAACATTATCTGCGTCAAGGTGGTCGCGAGAGCCGCCTTTTCCAGTGAAAAGCCGTCCGCCACAAGATCGACGAATTGTTTTGAAAATATGATGCCGACGATGCAGATGATGCTGAGCGTTACGGCAAGCAGGCTGAAGATAAGGCTCGCGAGCCGCCATGCGGCATTTTCACCTTTGGTGACCTGAATATCCGTAAATACCTTTACGAATGCGACCGAAAGTGCTCCTTCCGCAAAAAGGTCGCGCAGCACGTTCGGGATCCGAAATGCCACGACATAAGCATCGATAAGGAATCCCGCACCGAAGAATCGGGCGAAAAGCATCTCGCGGGCAAGCCCGAAGAGGCGCGAGAACATCACCGCGATCGATACGATGCCCGCCGATCTGGCGACGCTTTGTTGTTTTGTAGGCGAAAGCTTTTCGGGTACTTCCGGTTCGGCTTCAATCTCCGGCATTATCGCCGAATCTGTCTTTTCAAGCTCGTTCATGAGTGTAGCGCTGATGC
Proteins encoded in this region:
- the murJ gene encoding murein biosynthesis integral membrane protein MurJ; the protein is MPEIEAEPEVPEKLSPTKQQSVARSAGIVSIAVMFSRLFGLAREMLFARFFGAGFLIDAYVVAFRIPNVLRDLFAEGALSVAFVKVFTDIQVTKGENAAWRLASLIFSLLAVTLSIICIVGIIFSKQFVDLVADGFSLEKAALATTLTQIMFPFILLVALAAVAMGVLNTKNIFGIPASASTVFNVVSIAVGLGLAFWLSGGGWTMSPDKNAVPSAAAQWAIIGMSIGTLIGGGAQLAIQIPSLYKVGFRFSPLISLADEGVRKVIALITPAILGTSAVQINVLINTYFVSQIDGAQGWLNYAFRLMQFPIGLFGVAVGTAAIPVMSRLASEGKMSEFRNTISSSMNLVFLMTLPSACGLIVLGEPIIRLIYERGKFDPGATTMTAAALLGYSIGLTGYAAIKILSPAFYALDDAKTPMLIAVASIAVNFVGGYTLREVFSHYGVTPETPYGYGHVGVALATSLVALVNFFALGILLRGRIKRLNGRAILSSFIKIAVASAILSAVCYAVYKAMLTQFGMNGFWLRFAEAFVPIAFGGLSFIIVAKLLKVHELEELFGMLKRKFAR